In Candidatus Zixiibacteriota bacterium, a single genomic region encodes these proteins:
- a CDS encoding DNA-3-methyladenine glycosylase I gives MKESTKNRCPWGEGDPLSLEYHDTEWGVPVHDDRLLFEFLILEGAQAGLSWRTILHRRENYRKAFDNFDPKRVARYTPARVEKLLKDSGIIRNRLKINAAITNAKAFLTVQKEFGSFDKFIWGFVGGKPKDNRLKTFKGLPAETEESRTMSKELKKRGFRFVGPTICYAFMQAVGLVNDHLVSCFRYKEVKL, from the coding sequence ATGAAAGAAAGTACAAAGAATCGCTGTCCGTGGGGGGAGGGGGATCCGCTGTCGCTTGAGTATCACGACACCGAATGGGGGGTGCCGGTGCATGATGATCGTCTCCTGTTCGAATTCCTTATTCTTGAGGGGGCGCAGGCGGGGCTTTCCTGGCGTACCATTCTCCATCGCCGCGAAAACTATCGCAAAGCATTCGATAATTTCGATCCGAAAAGAGTTGCCCGATATACACCGGCCAGAGTGGAAAAGCTTCTGAAGGACAGCGGCATAATCCGCAATCGGCTGAAAATCAATGCGGCCATTACCAACGCGAAAGCATTTCTGACAGTGCAGAAGGAGTTTGGCAGTTTCGATAAGTTTATCTGGGGTTTTGTCGGCGGCAAGCCGAAAGACAATCGCCTGAAAACATTTAAGGGGCTTCCCGCCGAAACAGAGGAATCGCGGACCATGAGCAAAGAGCTTAAGAAGCGCGGTTTCCGGTTTGTCGGCCCGACCATATGTTATGCTTTCATGCAGGCAGTCGGCCTGGTGAACGATCATCTGGTAAGCTGTTTCCGATACAAAGAGGTGAAATTGTGA